The following are encoded in a window of Pectinophora gossypiella chromosome 8, ilPecGoss1.1, whole genome shotgun sequence genomic DNA:
- the LOC126368641 gene encoding apolipoprotein D-like, producing the protein MGQMPLKGPCDVKPDQVEILSQADIVKFLGIWYSLVRIPNALESGECSTSLFNMLTPTLGFVTMWEVLDGVPRYWYASITRDSNAPEKFIFSYNGQSLDYYILGTNYNGYALLYSCQNTDDGNRNVWAWLMSRTRQFSPSLEELQGIQAAVERNPDVQNASWVAVDQNNC; encoded by the exons ATGGGTCAGATGCCGCTGAAAGGTCCTTGCGATGTGAAGCCTGATCAAGTGGAAATACTGAGCCAGGCAGATATCGTAAAG TTCTTAGGCATCTGGTACTCATTAGTGAGAATCCCAAACGCGTTGGAGAGCGGAGAATGTTCTACCAGCCTGTTCAACATGCTGACCCCAACgttgggtttcgtcacgatgtggGAGGTCCTGGACGGAGTCCCACGCTACTGGTACGCCAGCATTACCAGAGACAGCAACGCTCCTGAGAAATTCATCTTTAGTTACA ATGGGCAATCTTTAGACTATTATATCCTGGGCACCAACTATAACGGGTACGCTTTGTTATACAGCTGTCAAAACACTGACGACGGGAACAGAAATG TATGGGCGTGGTTGATGAGCAGAACTAGACAGTTCTCGCCTTCACTGGAGGAGCTTCAGGGGATCCAGGCTGCAGTAGAGCGCAACCCTGACGTGCAGAACGCGAGCTGGGTGGCTGTCGACCAGAACAACTGTTAA
- the LOC126368631 gene encoding macrophage mannose receptor 1-like isoform X1, whose protein sequence is MFYILVLCVLSYNSVTECMANGEFRSDYTYYNKAGGWLKLHMVPANWHDARLRCQLEGAVLASPLNPELKSSMIDIMGKFDPVYTGIHSTFSKGDFFSIEGVPLSAIPAVWKHYYVDSYADDEGCIIMRGNEHMGDFKCSNVNYFICYKRADNKTITQNECGTTDSEYNLSTVTGSCYKFHRTPRTWSRAYMACAAEGGHLAIINSQAEATVLSGIFRSVPANDLTKIVGGTVTVAHIGFHDWGEHGDWLTIHGQTLKEAGYNSWSPGEPNNVTTAQTGWVGEYCGSIYTSGLLNDIWCDYAVGFICEKDPSSLAVKFQQDN, encoded by the exons ATGTTTTATATATTAGTGTTGTGTGTTTTGTCCTACAATTCTGTAACAG AATGTATGGCCAATGGAGAGTTTCGTTCGGACTACACTTACTACAACAAAGCGGGGGGTTGGCTCAAGTTACACATGGTGCCAGCTAACTGGCACGATGCAAGACTCAGGTGCCAACTCGAAG GAGCTGTCCTAGCGTCGCCATTGAATCCAGAGTTAAAGTCAAGTATGATTGACATTATGGGAAAATTCGATCCCGTGTATACTGGAATTCACTCTACATTCTCCAAGGGAGATTTCTTTTCTATAGAAG GTGTCCCTTTGTCTGCAATTCCTGCTGTTTGGAAACACTACTACGTAGACAGCTACGCTGATGATGAAGGCTGCATCATCATGCGTGGCAACGAACACATGGGTGACTTCAAGTGCTCCAACGTCAACTATTTCATCTGCTACAAGAGAGCTGACAACAAAACGATCACACAGAATGAGTGTGGCACTACTGACAGCG AATACAACCTTTCAACGGTAACCGGGAGCTGCTACAAATTCCACCGCACTCCGCGGACCTGGTCACGAGCGTACATGGCCTGCGCCGCGGAGGGCGGCCACCTGGCCATCATCAACAGCCAGGCAGAAGCCACCGTCCTCAGTGGAATCTTCCGTTCTGTTCCCGCTAACGACCTCACCAAGATCGTCGGTGGTACAGTTACTGTGGCGCATATAGGTTTCCATGACTGGGGCGAGCACGGAGACTGGCTGACGATTCATG GTCAAACCCTCAAGGAAGCTGGGTACAATTCCTGGTCCCCCGGTGAACCAAACAACGTGACCACCGCCCAAACAGGGTGGGTTGGGGAATACTGTGGATCCATTTACACTAGTGGGCTGTTGAATGATATCTGGTGCGATTACGCCGTCGGATTCATCTGCGAGAAGGACCCAAGTAGCTTGGCTGTGAAATTCCAACAAGATAACTAA
- the LOC126368631 gene encoding macrophage mannose receptor 1-like isoform X2, producing MFYILVLCVLSYNSVTECMANGEFRSDYTYYNKAGGWLKLHMVPANWHDARLRCQLEGAVLASPLNPELKSSMIDIMGKFDPVYTGIHSTFSKGDFFSIEGVPLSAIPAVWKHYYVDSYADDEGCIIMRGNEHMGDFKCSNVNYFICYKRADNKTITQNECGTTDSEYKLSTVTGSCYKFHRTPRTWSRAYMACAAEGGHLAIINSQAEATVLSGIFRSVPANDLTKIVGGTVTVAHIGFHDWGEHGDWLTIHGQTLKEAGYNSWSPGEPNNVTTAQTGWVGEYCGSIYTSGLLNDIWCDYAVGFICEKDPSSLAVKFQQDN from the exons ATGTTTTATATATTAGTGTTGTGTGTTTTGTCCTACAATTCTGTAACAG AATGTATGGCCAATGGAGAGTTTCGTTCGGACTACACTTACTACAACAAAGCGGGGGGTTGGCTCAAGTTACACATGGTGCCAGCTAACTGGCACGATGCAAGACTCAGGTGCCAACTCGAAG GAGCTGTCCTAGCGTCGCCATTGAATCCAGAGTTAAAGTCAAGTATGATTGACATTATGGGAAAATTCGATCCCGTGTATACTGGAATTCACTCTACATTCTCCAAGGGAGATTTCTTTTCTATAGAAG GTGTCCCTTTGTCTGCAATTCCTGCTGTTTGGAAACACTACTACGTAGACAGCTACGCTGATGATGAAGGCTGCATCATCATGCGTGGCAACGAACACATGGGTGACTTCAAGTGCTCCAACGTCAACTATTTCATCTGCTACAAGAGAGCTGACAACAAAACGATCACACAGAATGAGTGTGGCACTACTGACAGCG AATACAAACTGTCAACGGTAACCGGGAGCTGCTACAAGTTCCACCGCACTCCACGGAC CTGGTCACGAGCGTACATGGCCTGCGCCGCGGAGGGCGGCCACCTGGCCATCATCAACAGCCAGGCAGAAGCCACCGTCCTCAGTGGAATCTTCCGTTCTGTTCCCGCTAACGACCTCACCAAGATCGTCGGTGGTACAGTTACTGTGGCGCATATAGGTTTCCATGACTGGGGCGAGCACGGAGACTGGCTGACGATTCATG GTCAAACCCTCAAGGAAGCTGGGTACAATTCCTGGTCCCCCGGTGAACCAAACAACGTGACCACCGCCCAAACAGGGTGGGTTGGGGAATACTGTGGATCCATTTACACTAGTGGGCTGTTGAATGATATCTGGTGCGATTACGCCGTCGGATTCATCTGCGAGAAGGACCCAAGTAGCTTGGCTGTGAAATTCCAACAAGATAACTAA
- the LOC126368631 gene encoding uncharacterized protein LOC126368631 isoform X3 yields MFYILVLCVLSYNSVTECMANGEFRSDYTYYNKAGGWLKLHMVPANWHDARLRCQLEGAVLASPLNPELKSSMIDIMGKFDPVYTGIHSTFSKGDFFSIEGVPLSAIPAVWKHYYVDSYADDEGCIIMRGNEHMGDFKCSNVNYFICYKRADNKTITQNECGTTDSEYKLSTVTGSCYKFHRTPRTWSRAYMACAAEGGHLAIINSQEEANVLSEIFTAIPKKDITKVRGQTLAHIGFHDWNEHGSWLTIHGQTLKEAGYNTWALHEPNNVTGTHTGWVGEYCGSIYTNGQLNDIWCDYIIVFICEKNPLSLAMNWKQ; encoded by the exons ATGTTTTATATATTAGTGTTGTGTGTTTTGTCCTACAATTCTGTAACAG AATGTATGGCCAATGGAGAGTTTCGTTCGGACTACACTTACTACAACAAAGCGGGGGGTTGGCTCAAGTTACACATGGTGCCAGCTAACTGGCACGATGCAAGACTCAGGTGCCAACTCGAAG GAGCTGTCCTAGCGTCGCCATTGAATCCAGAGTTAAAGTCAAGTATGATTGACATTATGGGAAAATTCGATCCCGTGTATACTGGAATTCACTCTACATTCTCCAAGGGAGATTTCTTTTCTATAGAAG GTGTCCCTTTGTCTGCAATTCCTGCTGTTTGGAAACACTACTACGTAGACAGCTACGCTGATGATGAAGGCTGCATCATCATGCGTGGCAACGAACACATGGGTGACTTCAAGTGCTCCAACGTCAACTATTTCATCTGCTACAAGAGAGCTGACAACAAAACGATCACACAGAATGAGTGTGGCACTACTGACAGCG AATACAAACTGTCAACGGTAACCGGGAGCTGCTACAAGTTCCACCGCACTCCACGGACCTGGTCACGAGCATACATGGCCTGCGCCGCGGAGGGCGGCCACCTGGCCATCATCAACAGTCAAGAAGAAGCAAATGTCCTTAGTGAAATATTCACTGCTATTCCCAAGAAAGACATTACAAAGGTCCGAGGACAAACTCTGGCGCACATTGGTTTCCATGATTGGAACGAGCATGGTAGCTGGCTGACAATTCATG GTCAAACACTGAAAGAGGCAGGGTACAACACTTGGGCTTTGCATGAACCGAACAACGTGACAGGAACACACACAGGGTGGGTTGGAGAATACTGTGGATCTATCTACACCAATGGCCAGCTGAATGACATCTGGTGCGATTACATCATCGTCTTCATTTGTGAGAAAAATCCTCTCAGCTTGGCTATGAATTGGAAACAATAA
- the LOC126368631 gene encoding C-type lectin domain family 4 member E-like isoform X4 has translation MVPANWHDARLRCQLEGAVLASPLNPGLKSSMQDIMSSRANSVYTGIHSTFSKGDFYSIEGVPLSAMPFSTKNFFLDSSGDDEGCTVLGNNENIGDVKCNNVHRYICYKKDEGKTTTQTQCGTTDSEYNLSTVTGSCYKFHRTPRTWSRAYMACAAEGGHLAIINSQAEATVLSGIFRSVPANDLTKIVGGTVTVAHIGFHDWGEHGDWLTIHGQTLKEAGYNSWSPGEPNNVTTAQTGWVGEYCGSIYTSGLLNDIWCDYAVGFICEKDPSSLAVKFQQDN, from the exons ATGGTGCCAGCTAACTGGCATGATGCAAGGCTCAGGTGCCAACTCGAAG GAGCCGTGCTAGCGTCGCCGTTAAATCCAGGATTGAAGTCGAGTATGCAGGACATAATGTCCAGCAGAGCCAATTCCGTGTACACGGGAATCCACTCCACCTTCTCGAAGGGAGACTTCTACTCCATAGAAG GAGTTCCTCTCTCAGCAATGCCCTTTTCTACGAAAAACTTCTTCTTGGACAGCTCTGGCGATGATGAAGGTTGCACCGTCCTGGGAAATAATGAGAACATTGGTGACGTCAAATGTAACAACGTGCACCGCTACATCTGCTACAAGAAAGATGAAGGCAAAACAACTACACAGACCCAGTGTGGCACTACCGACAGTG AATACAACCTTTCAACGGTAACCGGGAGCTGCTACAAATTCCACCGCACTCCGCGGACCTGGTCACGAGCGTACATGGCCTGCGCCGCGGAGGGCGGCCACCTGGCCATCATCAACAGCCAGGCAGAAGCCACCGTCCTCAGTGGAATCTTCCGTTCTGTTCCCGCTAACGACCTCACCAAGATCGTCGGTGGTACAGTTACTGTGGCGCATATAGGTTTCCATGACTGGGGCGAGCACGGAGACTGGCTGACGATTCATG GTCAAACCCTCAAGGAAGCTGGGTACAATTCCTGGTCCCCCGGTGAACCAAACAACGTGACCACCGCCCAAACAGGGTGGGTTGGGGAATACTGTGGATCCATTTACACTAGTGGGCTGTTGAATGATATCTGGTGCGATTACGCCGTCGGATTCATCTGCGAGAAGGACCCAAGTAGCTTGGCTGTGAAATTCCAACAAGATAACTAA